A window of the Scophthalmus maximus strain ysfricsl-2021 chromosome 8, ASM2237912v1, whole genome shotgun sequence genome harbors these coding sequences:
- the LOC118312884 gene encoding choline transporter-like protein 1, translating into MGCCSSAEGQRDWRPLEERRCTDIPWLVIFTLFCIGMACICGYPIATGAASRLFSGYDSYGNICGQNNTKIEGVPLSGRDMTENKYVFFLEPCNLDLINRKIKSIALCVSKCPATELKTYDDLKKFALNNGSHLCSYDISPTRYTGHSERFTKCPKLPVSKSKAIPLFDRCIPVDIGCYAEFAQAFITFVSDNTVLRRVIAGVMASKEIIMGLCVLALVLSLIMMVVIRYISKVLVWILTVLVIIGSIGGTGVLWWLYADHRNAFNNNTASTLGSEVASDNVTALLVYAIGATIFTVVLLLVMFFMRKRVALTISLFHVAGKVFIHLPLLALQPFWTFLCLMLFWVYWIAVLLSLGTAGTPIKNNSTGAVEYHMQGPFQYLVWYHAVGLIWISEFILAFQQMTIAGAVVTYYFTRNKSQIPAIPILSSMARTIRYHLGTLAKGSFIITLVKIPRLILTYIHSQLKGKENACARCMLKACVCCLWCLEKCLAYLNQNAYTATAINSTNFCTSARDAFLILVENALRVAAINTVGDFVLFLGKVLIVSCTAFAGVLALNYQRDYTVWVLPLLIVCMFAFLVAHCFLSVFENVVDVLFLCFAVDTKYNDGSPGREYYMDKALMEFVENSKKMGWYKPDDGDGKEMKPMTRRGNLA; encoded by the exons ATGGGGTGTTGCAGCAGCGCAGAG GGTCAACGAGACTGGCGACCGCTGGAGGAGCGCCGCTGCACCGACATCCCATGGCTCGTCATCTTCACGCTGTTCTGCATCGGCATG GCCTGTATCTGTGGCTATCCCATCGCCACAGGAGCTGCATCCAGGCTCTTCTCGGGATATGACAGTTATGGCAACATCTGCGGTCAGAATAACACCAAGATCGAGGGAGTTCCCCTCAGTGGTCGGGACATGACGGAAAACAA gtATGTTTTCTTTCTGGAGCCCTGCAACCTTGACCTCATTAACAGGAAGATCAAGTCCATCGCCCTGTGTGTCTCCAAATGCCCGGCAACTGAACTGAAGACATATGATGATTTAAAGAAATTTGCTCTGAATAACG GCTCCCATCTGTGTTCCTATGATATTTCTCCGACAAGATACACAGGCCATTCAGAAAGATTCACTAAATGTCCCAAACTCCCTGTTTCAAAAAG TAAGGCCATCCCGCTCTTCGACCGCTGTATTCCCGTGGACATCGGCTGCTATGCTGAATTTGCCCAGGCGTTCATCACCTTTGTCAGTGACAACACTGTGCTGCGCCGTGTGATTGCTGGGGTGATGGCCAGCAAGGAGATCATCATGGGCCTTTGTGTTCTGGCTCTAG TTCTGTCCCTCATCATGATGGTTGTCATTCGTTACATCTCCAAAGTGCTGGTGTGGATTCTAACAGTTCTGGTAATCATCGGTTCTATAG GTGGGACCGGCGTCCTCTGGTGGCTGTACGCTGACCACAGGAACGCCTTCAACAATAACACAGCGTCAACACTTGGGAGCGAAGTTGCCTCAGACAACGTCACGGCGCTGCTTGTGTACGCAATCGGTGCTACAATTTTCACG GTCGTTCTCTTGCTGGTGATGTTCTTCATGAGGAAGCGCGTGGCCCTTACCATCTCCCTGTTCCATGTGGCGGGTAAAGTGTTCATCCATCTTCCCCTGCTGGCCCTGCAGCCATTCTGGACGTTCCTCTGCCTCATGCTCTTCTGGGTCTACTGGATCGCCGTGCTTCTCTCCCTCGGGACTGCAG GGACACCGATAAAGAACAACTCTACCGGTGCGGTTGAATACCACATGCAAGGACCTTTTCAGTACTTGGTGTGGTATCACGCTGTGGGTCTCATCTGGATCAGCGAGTTCATTCTTGCGTTCCAGCAGATGACTATCGCTGGAGCCGTGGTCACCTACTATTTCACAAG GAACAAGTCCCAGATTCCAGCAATACCCATCCTTTCTTCAATGGCACGTACCATCCGCTACCACCTGGGGACTCTGGCCAAAGGCTCCTTCATCATCACACTTGTGAAGATCCCTCGTCTCATCCTGACATACATCCACAGCCAGCTCAAAGGGAAG GAAAACGCCTGTGCTCGGTGCATGCTGAAAGCTTGTGTCTGCTGTTTGTGGTGTCTTGAGAAGTGCCTAGCATACTTGAATCAA AATGCTTACACTGCAACGGCCATCAACAGCACCAATTTCTGCACCTCGGCCCGTGACGCTTTCCTCATCCTGGTGGAGAATGCCCTGCGAGTCGCCGCCATAAACACCGTGGGCGACTTTGTCCTCTTCTTGGGAAAG GTGCTTATAGTCTCCTGTACAGCTTTCGCTGGCGTCCTGGCTCTGAACTACCAGAGGGACTACACCGTGTGGGTGCTGCCTCTCCTCATCGTCTGTATGTTTGCCTTCCTGGTGGCCCActgcttcctctctgtgtttgagaATGTGGTCGACGTCCTGTTCCTCTGCTTTGCTGTGGACACAAAATATAATGATGGCAGCCCCGGAAGGGAGTACTACATGGACAAGGCCTTAATG GAATTTGTTGAGAACAGTAAGAAAATGGGTTGGTACAAGCCAGATGATGGCGATGGAAAGGAGATGAAGCCCATG ACACGTCGGGGAAATTTAGCTTGA